One region of Clostridium sp. Marseille-P299 genomic DNA includes:
- a CDS encoding GNAT family N-acetyltransferase gives MEIRKYQEKDCEAITQLFFDTVHTVNAKDYSKEQLDAWATGNIDMDAWNTSFLEHYTVVAIENDIIVGFGDMDKSGYLDRLYVHKDFQKQGIATAICNVLEEQCDNNNFTTHASITAKPFFERRGYRVIKEQQVERFGQRLTNYVMKK, from the coding sequence ATGGAAATAAGAAAATATCAGGAAAAGGATTGTGAAGCGATCACTCAATTATTCTTTGATACAGTTCATACTGTAAATGCGAAAGATTACTCGAAAGAGCAATTAGATGCATGGGCGACGGGTAATATTGATATGGATGCATGGAACACTTCGTTTTTAGAACATTATACTGTTGTGGCAATAGAAAATGATATCATTGTTGGTTTTGGCGATATGGATAAATCGGGATATCTTGACCGCCTTTATGTTCATAAAGATTTTCAAAAGCAAGGCATAGCAACTGCAATTTGCAACGTTCTTGAAGAACAATGTGATAATAACAATTTTACAACCCATGCGTCAATTACAGCAAAACCTTTCTTTGAAAGAAGAGGCTATCGTGTTATCAAGGAGCAACAAGTAGAACGTTTTGGACAAAGGCTTACAAACTATGTCATGAAAAAGTAG